A window of the Microbacterium sp. LWH13-1.2 genome harbors these coding sequences:
- a CDS encoding PfkB family carbohydrate kinase has protein sequence MSVESSRISGAVVVGDALIDEIRGDAGVRELVGGAALNVAVGLRRLGVPTTLIAMVGDDEAGAHIREYLEDHDVRLIASEAALGSSRAIVERGPDGEPVYVFNEAAQRRSIRYSDEAVRVMAGAGLVAVSCFPFDVPAEVDALMAAAGDARLAIDPNPRTGMLSDREEFVRGFERAAAGAAIVKVGADDAALLYDGDLDGLRARLRGLGVRAVLATAGADGAALESDAGVVTAPISALPGRVVDTVGAGDATLAALAAGLADGTPADAEGWQELLDRAMDVAAATCRAEGGLLRTPESLADADRGVFGS, from the coding sequence ATGAGCGTTGAATCCTCCCGTATATCCGGTGCCGTCGTCGTCGGAGACGCGCTGATCGATGAGATCCGTGGCGACGCCGGTGTGCGCGAGCTCGTCGGCGGCGCCGCGCTGAACGTGGCCGTAGGGCTGCGCCGGCTCGGTGTGCCGACCACTCTGATCGCGATGGTCGGCGATGACGAGGCGGGCGCGCACATCCGCGAGTACCTCGAGGACCACGACGTCAGACTGATCGCGAGCGAGGCTGCGCTCGGCTCCTCGCGGGCTATCGTCGAGCGCGGGCCGGACGGCGAGCCGGTGTACGTCTTCAACGAGGCGGCGCAGCGGCGCAGCATCCGCTATTCCGACGAGGCTGTGCGTGTCATGGCCGGCGCCGGCCTGGTGGCCGTCAGCTGCTTCCCCTTCGACGTTCCCGCCGAGGTCGACGCGCTCATGGCCGCTGCAGGTGACGCTCGTCTGGCCATCGATCCCAACCCGCGAACGGGCATGCTGAGCGACCGCGAGGAGTTCGTGCGGGGCTTCGAGCGTGCGGCCGCAGGAGCTGCGATCGTCAAGGTCGGCGCGGATGACGCCGCACTTCTCTACGACGGCGACCTCGACGGGCTCCGCGCCCGTCTGCGAGGGCTCGGGGTGCGTGCCGTGCTCGCGACAGCAGGTGCCGACGGCGCCGCACTCGAGTCGGATGCCGGAGTGGTCACCGCTCCCATCTCGGCGTTGCCGGGGCGTGTGGTCGATACAGTCGGTGCCGGCGATGCGACGCTCGCGGCGCTGGCTGCAGGACTCGCTGACGGCACCCCGGCCGATGCGGAGGGATGGCAGGAGCTGCTCGACCGGGCGATGGATGTGGCGGCGGCGACGTGTCGCGCCGAGGGCGGGCTGCTGCGCACTCCGGAGTCTCTGGCGGACGCCGACCGAGGCGTCTTCGGCAGCTGA
- a CDS encoding MMPL family transporter, whose translation MSALTRFLTSAKTSWIILVVTAVAAAALFALAGSEESETAPSVGLPSSAESVKVDELLEEFTSAEATSALVVFAAEDGELDADTLALINEKAFGDLADLSRDGAVPPAQISDDGTVALVIVPLEPEPDVAAQSDRAQEIRDISASDLDGVRVYLTGAEGFEVDIAAVFDGADFTLLLTTVIVVAVLLLITYRSPWLWIVPLVVIGLADALAGIVARQVAGAVGIQLDASITGILSVLVFGAGTNYALLLIARYRDELRLHEDRREAMQRALRGAGPAIIASGSTVALALLTLLLAEIAGNRALGLACAVGILVAMFFALFVLPAALVLFGRGLFWPYIPRFNSPDAISRSVWGKLGRGVSKRPVLVASVGFVALGAMASGLLFVQTGLSQNDRFLQKPEAVQGQEVLADAFSAGTTSPAIVVVPLDDADAATSALGDLDGVDSATVGETTDELARIDVTLDASAETEAAFATVERMRATLDDVGSGEGLVGGLDSQALDVADAQARDQALLIPLILALVFVVLVLLLRAFVAPLLLLIAVVASFFSAIGLSWWLFQSPLFEFPAIDTNVLLFSFLFLVALGVDYSIFLVTRAKEEAAHLGTTPGMIRALAATGAVITSAGILLAAVFAVLGVLPLITLTQIGIIVCIGVLIDTLLVRTVIVPALAFIAKDSFWWPRRPPLSDAEATRNGADALSAEQRPDVVSVG comes from the coding sequence GTGAGTGCTCTGACCCGATTCCTGACGTCCGCCAAGACGTCGTGGATCATCCTCGTCGTGACCGCCGTCGCAGCCGCCGCGCTCTTCGCGCTCGCGGGGAGCGAGGAGTCCGAAACCGCCCCTTCCGTGGGGCTCCCCTCGTCGGCGGAATCGGTCAAGGTCGATGAGCTTCTGGAGGAGTTCACGAGCGCGGAGGCGACCTCTGCGCTCGTCGTGTTCGCCGCCGAAGATGGCGAGCTGGACGCTGACACCCTCGCTCTGATCAATGAGAAGGCCTTCGGCGATCTGGCGGATCTCTCACGCGACGGTGCCGTCCCACCCGCGCAGATCTCAGATGACGGAACGGTCGCACTGGTGATCGTGCCCCTCGAGCCGGAGCCCGACGTCGCCGCACAGTCCGACCGCGCACAGGAGATCCGCGACATCTCCGCCTCAGACCTCGATGGGGTACGCGTCTATCTGACCGGCGCAGAGGGTTTCGAAGTCGACATCGCCGCTGTCTTCGACGGAGCGGACTTCACCCTGCTGCTCACCACCGTCATCGTCGTCGCGGTGCTTCTTCTGATCACCTACCGGAGCCCCTGGCTGTGGATCGTCCCACTGGTCGTCATCGGGCTGGCAGACGCCCTCGCCGGGATCGTCGCGCGACAGGTGGCCGGCGCCGTAGGCATCCAGCTCGACGCGTCAATCACCGGCATCCTGTCGGTGCTCGTCTTCGGCGCGGGAACGAACTACGCACTCCTGCTGATTGCCCGCTACCGGGATGAACTGCGGTTGCACGAGGATCGTAGGGAAGCCATGCAACGGGCTCTTCGCGGAGCGGGTCCCGCCATCATCGCCAGCGGATCGACCGTCGCTCTCGCTCTTCTCACGCTGCTTCTCGCCGAGATCGCCGGCAACCGTGCGCTGGGGCTGGCGTGCGCCGTGGGAATTCTCGTCGCCATGTTCTTCGCGCTCTTCGTGCTCCCCGCCGCCCTGGTGCTGTTCGGTCGCGGTCTGTTCTGGCCCTACATCCCCCGGTTCAACTCGCCCGACGCCATCTCGCGCAGCGTTTGGGGCAAGCTCGGCCGTGGAGTGTCCAAGCGGCCGGTCCTGGTGGCATCCGTCGGCTTCGTGGCTCTCGGAGCCATGGCCAGCGGCCTGCTGTTCGTGCAGACCGGGCTGTCGCAGAATGACCGTTTCCTGCAGAAGCCTGAGGCGGTGCAGGGTCAGGAGGTTCTCGCCGACGCGTTCTCGGCGGGAACCACCTCCCCCGCGATCGTCGTCGTCCCTCTCGATGATGCCGATGCAGCGACTTCTGCCCTCGGAGATCTCGACGGCGTCGATTCGGCGACCGTGGGAGAGACGACGGATGAGCTGGCGCGGATCGATGTCACCCTCGATGCCAGCGCCGAGACCGAGGCGGCGTTCGCGACAGTGGAGCGCATGCGCGCGACTCTCGATGACGTCGGATCCGGTGAGGGCCTCGTCGGCGGCCTCGACTCTCAGGCGCTCGATGTGGCCGATGCGCAGGCTCGGGATCAGGCTCTCCTCATCCCGCTCATCCTTGCGCTGGTCTTCGTCGTCCTCGTCCTTCTCCTTCGGGCGTTCGTCGCTCCGTTGCTGCTCCTGATCGCCGTCGTGGCCAGCTTCTTCTCGGCCATCGGGCTGAGCTGGTGGCTCTTCCAGTCACCGCTCTTCGAGTTCCCCGCCATCGACACGAACGTGCTGCTGTTCAGCTTCCTGTTCCTTGTCGCTCTCGGCGTCGACTACAGCATCTTCCTCGTCACGCGAGCGAAGGAGGAGGCCGCGCACCTCGGGACCACGCCGGGAATGATCCGCGCTCTCGCCGCGACGGGCGCCGTGATCACCAGCGCCGGCATCCTGCTCGCCGCGGTGTTCGCCGTGCTCGGAGTCCTGCCACTCATCACGCTGACGCAGATCGGCATCATCGTCTGCATCGGCGTGCTGATCGATACTCTTCTCGTGCGAACCGTCATCGTCCCGGCGCTCGCCTTCATCGCCAAAGACAGCTTCTGGTGGCCGCGCCGTCCGCCGCTTTCCGATGCCGAGGCCACCCGGAACGGTGCCGACGCACTCTCCGCCGAGCAGAGGCCTGACGTCGTGAGCGTCGGCTAG